From a single Arachis hypogaea cultivar Tifrunner chromosome 3, arahy.Tifrunner.gnm2.J5K5, whole genome shotgun sequence genomic region:
- the LOC112773298 gene encoding uncharacterized protein, with protein MTVVAPLEIRIFFELVIKARVMEDCAKKVRTLPQGRVFAVNTSDASKADLLMRSKCLFGEKTLVALYDTRVAHSFIAFDKVEELRLRMSELAFDLHVHTLYQTVVTRSGCRQISFNIEDRNFVHDLICLSMVELEMILGFN; from the exons ATGACTGTTGTGGCTCCTTTGGAGATTCGGATATTTTTTGAGCTTGTTATCAAGGCAAGGGTTATGGAGGATTGTGCAAAGAAG GTCAGAACTTTACCCCAAGGTCGAGTGTTTGCTGTGAACACTAGTGATGCTTCTAAGGCAGATCTTTTGATGAGAAGTAAATGTTTATTTGGTGAAAAGACATTGGTTGCATTGTATGATACTAGAGTggcgcattcattcattgcatttgataaGGTTGAGGAACTAAGATTGAGAATGTCAGAATTAGCTTTTGATTTGCATGTGCATACCCTGTATCAGACGGTTGTGACTAGATCAGGTTGTAGGCAAATATCTTTCAATATTGAGGATAGAAACTTTGTTCATGACTTAATCTGTTTGTCGATGGTTGAgttggagatgattttggggtTTAACTAG